The nucleotide window TTATGACCTGATGAAAAAATGCGGGGTAAAGGCCGAAGACTTCAGGGATATGGTGTAGTGATTTCCATACATGTTTACAAAATCCGGCTCTCTGCAATTGATTGCCGGGAATAATGTCACACAGCGGTTTTTGTATGTATTGTTTTTCATACGCTGATTAATATATAGATATTATTAATATTTTCAAGTATTTATACCAATAATAGGATGAATTGGATTGTTTTTCATACGCTTTTGAGAAAATTTCTTGTTTTCCATCTGTCCTTTTTTCCTGCTTCCTGAAATGTTTTTATTGTCAGCTCTTCTTTTAACTGTCTGAAATCATAATATCTTAATTTAAACATAACAAGCCTTTTCTAAGTTTTATGCATCGAATCAACCTTCTGGTATTGTTATTGCTATAATGTAATATCAAGCTTTGAACAATGTCTTTAAGACAAATATCGGATTCGGGAAAATACCGTTTCACAAGGCTCTGGTTACAGATTAACAAATCAAGGGAAAAGGTAGTTATGACTAAATTTAATAAAGAATCATTTCAAAATGCGGACTTGAGACAACTGATCAGGATAGATGAATTTAAAATGGCTCAATATTATTTTAAACCTGCAAGTTGTATCAAAGACTATTTTGCCGCATTAAAACTCGTTCAGGATGTATATATTGAAGAGGGGTATGTTAATGCTGATGATTCATCCTGTCCATGCAGAATCCTTGAAAATCATTTTTTTGAGAAAACCATTGTATTTATAGGTAAAAAAAAGGAACAAGTGGTTTTTACGGTCAGCCTTTTTCCTGATTCATCAAACAGATTGCCCATGGACCGGATTTATAAAAAAGAACTGGATCATCTGAGATCTCAGGGCAGAATGATCGGTGAGGTGGGATGCCTTGCCACACATCCTGAATTCAGGGACGGATCACAAAATATTTTAATGCACGGCAACAAGATCATGCTCAAATATGCCATGGAACATCTTAAACTGGATGATCTGGTAATTACCGTTAATCCGAAGCATGCGCTGGTCTATAAAGAAATTTTGCTGTTTGAAGAAATCGGGCAAGGAGAAATCAAGGCACACCCCAAAGTGAACGGAAATCCTGCCATTGCAATGAGGTTAAACCTGCATGAGGTGGAGGAAAAATGCAGGCATTTTTATCAGAACAATCCGTTGGAATCAAATCTTCATCATTTTTTGTTTGTCAAACAAAATGATACCCTTCAGCTTCCGGAAAACAACGCAGACCAGTGCAATAATTACTCCCGGTTTTTAGCTCCGCTTATCAGCCAAAGCACATACAACAGCCTGTCTATCTGAACATTACCGTTTATTAATAGGTAAAAATGTTTTTTTATCTGAAAGTCGTAAAAAAATCATACAAAGACTTTCAATTTTTGTTGTGGGCAAATCTGAGCGAAAGACCAGGTCTGCCCGTGTCTGTTATATGGACTCAATGATGCCTGCTGCGATAAGGGGTATCAGGATTTCATGGTGCCCGACAATGCTGAACCCCTTGCCTTTGCCAAGGGTGGGGCGGTTCACCACATTGGTCATGGGCCTGTAATGGCGGATAAAATCAAGATTGAGTGTTGTAAAATCATCCAGCGTATGGCCCAGGTTTCTGACCAGGGTCACGGCCTTCAGAAAAACTTCAGGCATGATGACGGCAGATCCGGCATTGATAAACACGCCTTTTTCAAGACCTGTTATCTGTGAGGCAAACAGCTTGAAATCATAATGGGAGGCTGCGCCACAGGCCGCTGCATCAAAATCGGGATGCATATGTATGATATCAGTGCCAATGGCCACATGAACGGTCACGGGAATATCAAGGGCAGCTCCGGATGCTGTCAAACTCAAATGTTTATAGGTAAGGTCTTTTTCAAGGATCAGCTCTCCTACAGCTTTTCCCAGTCCAATGCCATGTTTTGCTGCATTTTTTATGGCCTGGTTGAGAAAGGCTGATGTCTCTTTTGCCATTCCAAAACTGCCGTTGCCGATTGATTGTGCCACATCTTCCGAAGTCATTCCCGTCATGGCGGTTTCAAGGTCATGGATAATGCCGGACCCGTTCATGGAGAGCATGGTAAAAACATTTTTTTTCATCAGATCAATCACAATGGGAGACATGCCGGTTTTGATGACATGACCGCCCATGGCAAAACAGACCTGTTTGTTCTGTTTTGCAGCACGGCTGATGGCGTCTATCACGGAGCGCAGATCATTTCCGGCCAGAATGGAGGGAAGACCTGCAAGAAAATCTGAAAAATTATTGCCTTTTTTCCACGGTATTGAAAAGTCCTTTATATTCACTTTACTGTGTCTATTCTTGATGGAATAGGTTTTAAGCCTGCCAAAATCCAATTTTTTGAATGAATCACTCATTGAACATTATCCTTTCCGTCAGGTCGCACAGTATGTGGGCCAGCAGGATATGGACTTCTTGTATCCTTGCTGTTGTGTCGCAATCAACACAAAAACAAATATCTGTCAATTGTTTTAATTTGCCATTGTTTCCTGAGAAACCAACACTCAAAATCTCCATTTGCTTTGCTTGCCTAACCGCTTTGATAATGTTTGGAGAATTTCCGGAAGTTGAGATGCCAAGGGCAATATCTCCTTTTTTTCCAAGGGCCTGTATCTGTTTGGAAAAAATATCTTCATAAGAATAGTCATTGCTGATACTGGTGATAACGGATGTATCAGTGGTCAGGGCAATGGCTGCCAGCGGTTTTCTTTCCATCCTGAATCTGTTGACAAATTCTGCGGCAATATGCTGGCAGTCTGCTGCACTGCCGCCATTTCCGAATAAAAGTATTTTTCTGCCTTTTTTCAGAGCTGCTGCCATTATGGAGGCACAGGATTCAATGTTTTCAATATTATCGGAGAAAAATTCTTTTTTTACTGTGATACTGTCGTTAACAGATTGTTGAATAAGATTCTTCATAATTGACTGATTCTTTCAATAAGTGTTATGATGCGGATTTAATTTTTTCTTCCTGACTGGCGTGAACTTCAATTTTTTTCATTATTGCTTTTAATCTGTCTTTGAACAGGCTGTTGGCCGGTTGAATGGCAATGCTTTTTTTTGCAAGGCTAATAGCAATGTTCAGGTTTTTATCCTGAAGCAACATGGATTTTGCATACCCTGACAAAGCAACAGCATCCAGAGGATTGAGTTTGACGGCTTTGTTAAATTCAATCCCGGCTTTTTCAGGCTGATTTTTAGCCAGATAAATTTCCCCCTTTATCCTGAAAACAAGGCCTGATTCAGGATTTATCCGGCTTGCCGCTTCAAGATGAGCCATGGCCCGGTCAAACTGCTGAATTTTAAACAGCAGCTTTCCCAGAAGAAATTCAACTTCAAAAACACAATCATCAATGTCATGGGCTTTGTGCAAACACTGAATTGCCTGGTACAGATTGCCGTTAATCTGGTAAAGAAGGCCTGTATTATAAATGACCATCACTTCATTGGGATTGATTTTCAAGGCTTTTTCAAATTCAAGTTTTGCATTGTCCAGCTTTCCCATGACCCCGAAACAGACCCCCAGGCTGTTGATCAGGTTAATGTTATTGGGTTCTATTTCAAGGCCTTTTTTATATTCTTTGATGGCCATGTTGTATTTGTTCAGCTGATAAAGCCGGTCTGCACTGATATTAATGGATACAGCATCAAAGTGAATCAGGGTGTCAGGCCCGAAAAAGGCTGCGTGATCCGCAGCTTTGAGAGCATTGACAACTGTTTGGGGTTTTGAAAAATCATGACAGGGAAATTTTGCCACCCCCATAAGAATCTCTGTTCTAAAGGCTGTAGATAGCTTTTCTTTTAATGAAACAAGGCGATTTGCAGCTTTTTTTTCACTTTCATAGCCACAGAATGCCATAATAAATGATGTTTTGCTTAAGCATTTCCAGATGCCTTTTTTATGATCAGGAAAGGAGTTAAAAAAGGTTTCAAGTGTCTCTTTTTTGTTCTTTATGATTGATTCAGACCTGTCCGAATTAAGCTCAAGTACTGCACACAAAAAATTATTCCAGGATATGGTGACTTCGGACAGCTTTTTTTGAAAGGCTTTGATCCGGTTTTTTTTTGTCAAAAGCAGATCACTGAAATATGTTTCAGGTGGCTTGATCTTGAAATTATCAGAATCTTTTTTCAGAAAATGAATTTCTTTTGAAGAGAATTTGACAGTCATTTTTTTTTCAATATTTTTGTTAGATTTGACGAGATAATTGCCTCCTGACCATTTTGAATCGTTCTTGGATCCAAAATATATTTATTATCCTCGATCCTGGCGATAACAGCCGGTGTTGACAGGCGCATATGGAGTTCAAGTTTGGATACAGACATATCTTTGGGTTGAATTGTAATACACCTGGTCGGAAGATTCAGTGCAGGAAATGACCCGCCTCCCGGTCTTGAATTCATGTCTGCAACATCAATGTCTGCAAGCATTCCGATATCCTTTTTAATGGTTTTAAATAAAAGATCGGCTTTTTTACTGATTTCTTTAAAGGGCAGGGTAAGCATCCTTAACGTGGGGATTTGCCGGATGGCTTTTTTTTCATCCCTGTAAAGGCTTAAGGTTGATTCAAGAGCTGCAAGGGTAAGTTTGTCAATTCTCAATGCACGGGTTAAAGGGTTGCGTTTTATCTGATCGATGATATGTTTTTTTCCCACAATAATGCCGGCCTGGGGTCCTCCCAGAAGTTTGTCTCCGCTGAATGTGACAACATCCGCACCCGAACCAACCGAATCAGAAACAGTTGGCTCCGGGGGAAGACCATATTTTGAAAAATCAATCAAGGTTCCGGAACCTAAATCTTCCATGACCGGGATGTTTTTTTCTTTTCCCAGCAATACCAGATCTTTTAAGGCAACGCTTGCCGTAAAACCTTCAATTTTATAATTACTGGCATGAACTTTTAAAAAAAGGCCGGTTTCATCAGATACCGCACTCTCATAATCTTTTAAGTGGGTCCGGTTTGTGGTGCCGACTTCCTTTAGGATGCATCTGCTTTTTGACATCACGTCCGGCACCCGGAAAGACCCTCCGATTTCAACAAGTTCACCCCTGGATACAACAACCTGTCTGTCTTTGGCAATGGTGTTCAATGCCAGTAAAACAGCACCTGCATTGTTGTTGACAACAATTGCACTCTGGGCACCGGTCAGTTCGCAGATCAGTTCATCCACTGCTTCATATCGGATACCGCGTTTGCCTGTTTCAATTTTCAGCTCAAGGTTGGAATAGGATTGCGCAATGGTTTTGATATTTTTTAACGCTGCATCACAAAGAAGCGCACGTCCAAGATTTGTGTGGAGAACAACTCCGGTTGCATTGATGACATGGACAAGCCTGGATTTGATTTTGTCTTGTGCAAGTATGCCTGCCTCATCAAGGATTGTTTCATCTGTTATGGGGTGTTCAATATTTTCCGACAGGATATCTTTTCTAGTCCGGTCAAGCGCTTTTCTTATGGAATCAAGAATAACACTTCGGGGGATATCCATTAATTGATCATCTTTTTTTGCAAGTTCCAGAAGATGATCAACTCCCGGCAAATTTTTAAGGAGGTTATGTTTGTTGGAATTCGTCACTTTTTTACCTTTGTGTGGTTAATATATCATCGTCATTGCTGAATGTATTGATGGGAATGACATCAACCAGTTCAGGCAGATCCGCCATTTTAAATCCCAGTTGGTCAAGGGCATTTTCAAGGCTTTGAGTCTGCATTTTTTCAAGGTCAAATCCTACATGAAATTTTTCCATGAGAAGGTCTGAAAGATAGATGATATAAACAAGATCTTTGTTTTTTTTTGCTTTTTCCGGGGTGTGATGCAATTGAATGACTTCAGATAATCCATCTGAAAAGTTCCATTTTCTGGCCAGAAGAGCGCCTGCCTCACCATGGGTAATCCCCAATAGTTTTTTTTCAGCATTTATAAAATTTTCATTTTTTTGATACAGGCTTCTGAAAAAAAGAGGTGATCTGATGGAGACAAATTGATCCAGAATGACTTTGCCGATATCGTGAAGAAGTCCTGCCGTATAAGCCTCTTTTAAAAGGGGACGGCCTGATTTTTCTGCAATTTTTTCAGCAAAGGATGCCACTCCCACTGCATGGAAAAAAAGCCCGCCTTTGCAAAGAGAATAGCCGGATGTCCCTATTTGGTTGTAATACATATCAACCGCAGCGGTGATCACGGATTTGATCAGCATGGTTTCGCCTAATAAAAGCACGGCCTCTTTGAGTGTATCAATTTTTACAGTCCCGGCAAAAAGTGCTGAATTGCATAGCTTTAAGGTTTGTCCTGAAAGAACCTGATCCTTGGAAAGCTCTTCGGTAATATCCGTAATATGGTGTCGGGAGAACTGGAACATCCTGAATATTTTTAATGCTATCTGAGGAATCGGCTTTAATTGATCAATGGTGTTTAAGATCTCGTCCATTGACGGTGCTGTAAAACGGTTTTGTGACTTAAAAGTGTCTTCCAGAGCAGGATTTATAAAGGTTTTGCCCGTGGCCATATTCAATTCAAGAGTGCAGGTAAAAAATCCACCGGTTTCTGATTTTATGGTTTTGATTTTGTAACTTCTAAGTATTGATACGGCAATATCCATGGATCTTCCGCCAATATCAAGGTTTATATCCTGCTGGGTGACTGGCCCTATAAGCGCACCTCCGGCAATTGTGGCCTCTAAATTTTCAGGTTTTGCACCCAGTTTTATCAAATGGTTTATGAGCAGGGGAACACCGGTCGACGCATATTTTTCTGAAAATACTGCACTTGCGATTCCGGTGGGTTCGGGCAGCAGGATATGGATCATTCCTCCAACCTGTGTTGACGCGTCATACAGGGCAATGCCCAGGCAGGTTCCAAGATAGGCCTTGTATATGCTTGATTGTTCTTTGCCGACTTTAAATTGACCTGCTGAAATATGTTCGATTTTCTGATAATTCATTTGAAAATTATAGTTTCCAGTTTTTTCTTATAAGAAAGTCTTTAAAAAATCATACAGAGACTTTCAATTTTTGTTGTGGGCAAACATGGATGAAAGGCCAAGTCTGCCCGTGGCAGTTATATAAAATATTGTTTAGATATCATTAATTATCTAAAGGTTTCAACTATATTTAAAAAACTATTATATCTTTATAAGATCAGTATTGCCTTATCAGTGAATTTAAATTATTTTAAGGGCTTGATACAAGAGGAAAAAATGAATAATGAAGTCTGTTTTTTTTGTTATGCTGGCAAGTGTGGTGATCTTTTCCGGTTGTAAGACCCTTAAACCGGAACCTGGAACTCTTCTTTCCCTGAAAATTCCTGATCGTTTTTCTGTTGATGCAGGCGACAATGATTCCATTGAAAACTGGTGGTTTTTATTTGAAAGTGATGAACTCACTTCATTGATCAATCATGCAGTGGACCACAATTTTGATTTGAAAATTTTAAAAACAAAGGTAATTCAGGCAAAAGCTAACCTTGAAAAAGAAGAAGCATCTTTTTTTCCTGAACTTGGGTTTTCATTTGGAGGGCAGAAAAAAGAAACCCGGGTTAAAAATACATACAGCAGCCCTTCTGACTATGATGGCAGCCATTCATGGGACGGATCATTGAGAGGGGCTTATAATCTTGATGTATGGGGGCAGTCAAATGCCGGGAAACAGGTTGAAATTTTAAGCCTTAAGGCTGCCGAACAGGATTTAAAGTTTTCCACCCTTGAATTGACGGCACAAATTGCAGAAAACTGGATTGATATCATTGCGGCCCGGCATAAGAAGAGCATATTGGGCAATCAGATCAAAATAAACAACACCCTGCTGGAACTTCAAACATTAAGATTTGTGAATGGAAAGGCAAATGCTTTGGATGTGTCTCAGCAGCGCGAAGTTCTGGCAGAGGCAAATTCCCAGTTGCCTTTGCTTGAAAAGCAGGAAAAGTTGTTGTTGAATAACCTGGCCTTTTTATCCGGGAAAACAGATCTTAAGCCTGTTGAAATGACCACCAAAATTCTTCCTGATCCATTGCCCCTGCCCAAGGTCGGGATTCCGTCCGATCTTTTAGAAAATCGGCCGGATATACAGGCGGCTGGAATGCGCTTGTCGTCAGGCCAATGGGAAATTACGGCTGCCAGGGCAGATCGTTTGCCTTCATTTGATTTGACAGCTCAGGCCCTGTTTTCAAGTGGAAAGCTGGATCTTTTGTTTCACAACTGGGTTTCAACCCTTGCCGGCAGCATTGCCGGGCCGATTTTGGACGGGGGGCTCAGAAAAGCGGAAATAAAAAGACTCAAAGCTGTTGCAGACGAACAATTGACCCTTTATGCCAGGACAGTTGCCAAAGCCATTGTCGAGGTTGAAGACAGCCTGGTCAGCATCGACAAACAAGCGGCTTATATCCGATTGCTTGAAGAAGAGCTGGCCGTGGCAAGGTTGACCTTGAAAGATGCCGGGGTGCAATATCAAAATGGCCAGAGCAGTTATCTGGCTTATCTTACTGCCTGGACTCATATTGAGCAGCTGGAAAGAAAATTGGTGGGTGAGCGAGCAGCACTTATCAAAGAAAGGATCGGTCTTTACAGGGCACTTGGCTGGAATCCGATTCCTGGAACAACATAAATCAAGGACACATCTGATTATGGCTTAAGTTTTAAATTTGAGTTAATAACTTAAATCGGTTTGACGATATCAAAATGTTATGGAGTAAGCTTAAGATGAGTGGTTTAAAAAAAAGGGGGCGCGCAGTCAGACTGATGATAAAAATCGTTCTGCCACTTTGTCTGATTCTGGCAGGCGTTTCAGGTTGGAATTATTTTAAGGCCCAGGAACCGAAAATGAAAAGAAAACCACCTGAAAAACAGGCCGCTGTGGTGGAGACCATTTCCATGGAACCGGGCAATTATCAAAGTTCGGTTATGGTTATGGGGACTGTCATGCCGGACAGAAAGATCATATTAAAGTCCAAAGTCGCAGGAGAAGTGGTTGCCATCTCCAAAAAGTTTGTTCAAGGCGGGTTGATAAAAAAAGGAGAGACGCTTTTAACTCTGGATGATTCAGATTATCGAATAGAAGTTTTAAAAGCCAGGAGTGCTTTTGATAAGGCGTTATCAGATCTTGCCATTGAAAAAGGCAGCCAGATGATTGCAAAAGAGGAACTCAAATTAATCAACCAGGCTTCCCAGGGCGAATTAAAAGCCACGGATCTTGCCTTGCGAAAGCCCCAGCTTGTCAAGGCTAAGGCCGCAGTGGACAGTGCCGGAGCTGACCTTGAAAAAGCACAATTGAACCTGTCCCGGACAAAGGTAATTGTTCCGTTTAATGCACTTATTCTTGAAAAACAGGTCAATTTAGGGTCTCTTGTGACAATACAAGGAGTCCTGGCTACACTTGTGGATGTTGATGCCTACCTGGTGGAAGCATTGGTTCCGCCTGACCGGCTGGCTTCCATCATGATCGGTGAGACAACCGGCAGCAGGGCCATTATTCAGTCCCAATATTCAAACCAAACCTGGCAGGGAAGAGTGGTGCGAACTACCGGAAAGATAACCGGCAAAAGCCGTATGGCAGGCGTGATTATTCTAGTATCCGATCCCTTAGGATTAAACCGCAGGGAAAATATACCTCAATTATTGCTGGATGATCATGTGAATGTGCGGATTATGGGCGAATTGTTTGAAAATGTTTTTTCCATGCCCAGATCAGTATTGAGGGATAACAATACTGTGTGGGTTATTAATTCAGGTATTCTTGAGATCAAGGAAATAACTCTTGCCTGGAAGGAAGACGGGAGGGTTTTTGTAAAATCCGGTATCAGGGCCGGGGATACCGTGATTACATCAGACCTGCCGGCTCCGGTAAAAGGGATGGCCCTGCAACAGTCATCAGGAGACCGCTCATGAGCCATGATACGGATCAAAAGATAACAAAAGGCCCGATTGCCTGGATGGCAGGCAATAGCGTTGCGGCCAACCTTATCATGGCAGTGTTGCTTGTTGGCGGACTTTACATGGGATTTAATATCAAGCAGGAGGTGTTTCCGGAATTCAGCCTTGACCTGGTTAATATTTCAGTGGCTTATCCAGGTGCAAGCCCGGAAGAAGTGGAAAACGGAATTTTGCTCGCCATTGAAGAGGCTATCCAGGATCTGGAAGGAATTGACGAAATTACGGCCACGGCCAGTGAAGGCATTGCCTCCATCAGTGTGGAAGCAATGGAAGGAACCGATATCAACCGTTTGTGGCAGGAGATCAAAAGTGAGGTTGACCGCATTGGAACCATGCCGGATGAGGCTGAAGAACCCCAGGTGTCAATTGCAGCCAGAAAAAGAGAAGTCCTCAGACTTGCCCTGTACGGGGATGCAACGGAAACCACAATGCGTGCCCTGGCAGATCAGATTCGAGATGAGCTGCTCATGGATGACGGCATAACCCAGGTGGAGCTTGACGGGGTAAGGGACCGGGAAATCCAGGTGGCTGTTTCAGCACAGACCCTGAGGCGCTACGGCATTACCCTTCAGGATGTGGCACTTACCTTGTCAAGAGCTTCTGTGGAGCTGGGCGGCGGCAGCATCAAGACCCTGGGAGGAGATATCCTGTTGCGGATCAGGGATAGAAAAGACACGGCCCGTCAGTATGCACAGCTTCCCGTCATTACATTGGAAGACGGCTCAAGGGTTCTGCTTGAAGATATTGCAACGGTTACCGAGGGGTTTGAGGCGTCTGATAACTGGGCCTCTTTTAACGGAAAAAGGGCTGTTATCATAGAGGTTTACCGGGTGGGAGATCAGACTCCAACCCAGGTTGCAACAGCCGGGAAAGCAGTGGTTGAGCGCATCAATGCGTCATTGCCGGATGGAGTGGCACTGACCGTTTTAAGGGATCTTTCCAAAATTTTTGCCCAGAGAGCGGATCTGTTGCTTCGCAATGC belongs to Desulfobacula toluolica Tol2 and includes:
- a CDS encoding N-acyl amino acid synthase FeeM domain-containing protein translates to MTKFNKESFQNADLRQLIRIDEFKMAQYYFKPASCIKDYFAALKLVQDVYIEEGYVNADDSSCPCRILENHFFEKTIVFIGKKKEQVVFTVSLFPDSSNRLPMDRIYKKELDHLRSQGRMIGEVGCLATHPEFRDGSQNILMHGNKIMLKYAMEHLKLDDLVITVNPKHALVYKEILLFEEIGQGEIKAHPKVNGNPAIAMRLNLHEVEEKCRHFYQNNPLESNLHHFLFVKQNDTLQLPENNADQCNNYSRFLAPLISQSTYNSLSI
- a CDS encoding efflux RND transporter periplasmic adaptor subunit, producing MSGLKKRGRAVRLMIKIVLPLCLILAGVSGWNYFKAQEPKMKRKPPEKQAAVVETISMEPGNYQSSVMVMGTVMPDRKIILKSKVAGEVVAISKKFVQGGLIKKGETLLTLDDSDYRIEVLKARSAFDKALSDLAIEKGSQMIAKEELKLINQASQGELKATDLALRKPQLVKAKAAVDSAGADLEKAQLNLSRTKVIVPFNALILEKQVNLGSLVTIQGVLATLVDVDAYLVEALVPPDRLASIMIGETTGSRAIIQSQYSNQTWQGRVVRTTGKITGKSRMAGVIILVSDPLGLNRRENIPQLLLDDHVNVRIMGELFENVFSMPRSVLRDNNTVWVINSGILEIKEITLAWKEDGRVFVKSGIRAGDTVITSDLPAPVKGMALQQSSGDRS
- a CDS encoding tetratricopeptide repeat protein, which codes for MTVKFSSKEIHFLKKDSDNFKIKPPETYFSDLLLTKKNRIKAFQKKLSEVTISWNNFLCAVLELNSDRSESIIKNKKETLETFFNSFPDHKKGIWKCLSKTSFIMAFCGYESEKKAANRLVSLKEKLSTAFRTEILMGVAKFPCHDFSKPQTVVNALKAADHAAFFGPDTLIHFDAVSINISADRLYQLNKYNMAIKEYKKGLEIEPNNINLINSLGVCFGVMGKLDNAKLEFEKALKINPNEVMVIYNTGLLYQINGNLYQAIQCLHKAHDIDDCVFEVEFLLGKLLFKIQQFDRAMAHLEAASRINPESGLVFRIKGEIYLAKNQPEKAGIEFNKAVKLNPLDAVALSGYAKSMLLQDKNLNIAISLAKKSIAIQPANSLFKDRLKAIMKKIEVHASQEEKIKSAS
- a CDS encoding HDOD domain-containing protein, coding for MNYQKIEHISAGQFKVGKEQSSIYKAYLGTCLGIALYDASTQVGGMIHILLPEPTGIASAVFSEKYASTGVPLLINHLIKLGAKPENLEATIAGGALIGPVTQQDINLDIGGRSMDIAVSILRSYKIKTIKSETGGFFTCTLELNMATGKTFINPALEDTFKSQNRFTAPSMDEILNTIDQLKPIPQIALKIFRMFQFSRHHITDITEELSKDQVLSGQTLKLCNSALFAGTVKIDTLKEAVLLLGETMLIKSVITAAVDMYYNQIGTSGYSLCKGGLFFHAVGVASFAEKIAEKSGRPLLKEAYTAGLLHDIGKVILDQFVSIRSPLFFRSLYQKNENFINAEKKLLGITHGEAGALLARKWNFSDGLSEVIQLHHTPEKAKKNKDLVYIIYLSDLLMEKFHVGFDLEKMQTQSLENALDQLGFKMADLPELVDVIPINTFSNDDDILTTQR
- a CDS encoding D-sedoheptulose-7-phosphate isomerase, which translates into the protein MKNLIQQSVNDSITVKKEFFSDNIENIESCASIMAAALKKGRKILLFGNGGSAADCQHIAAEFVNRFRMERKPLAAIALTTDTSVITSISNDYSYEDIFSKQIQALGKKGDIALGISTSGNSPNIIKAVRQAKQMEILSVGFSGNNGKLKQLTDICFCVDCDTTARIQEVHILLAHILCDLTERIMFNE
- the selA gene encoding L-seryl-tRNA(Sec) selenium transferase is translated as MTNSNKHNLLKNLPGVDHLLELAKKDDQLMDIPRSVILDSIRKALDRTRKDILSENIEHPITDETILDEAGILAQDKIKSRLVHVINATGVVLHTNLGRALLCDAALKNIKTIAQSYSNLELKIETGKRGIRYEAVDELICELTGAQSAIVVNNNAGAVLLALNTIAKDRQVVVSRGELVEIGGSFRVPDVMSKSRCILKEVGTTNRTHLKDYESAVSDETGLFLKVHASNYKIEGFTASVALKDLVLLGKEKNIPVMEDLGSGTLIDFSKYGLPPEPTVSDSVGSGADVVTFSGDKLLGGPQAGIIVGKKHIIDQIKRNPLTRALRIDKLTLAALESTLSLYRDEKKAIRQIPTLRMLTLPFKEISKKADLLFKTIKKDIGMLADIDVADMNSRPGGGSFPALNLPTRCITIQPKDMSVSKLELHMRLSTPAVIARIEDNKYILDPRTIQNGQEAIISSNLTKILKKK
- a CDS encoding efflux transporter outer membrane subunit gives rise to the protein MKSVFFVMLASVVIFSGCKTLKPEPGTLLSLKIPDRFSVDAGDNDSIENWWFLFESDELTSLINHAVDHNFDLKILKTKVIQAKANLEKEEASFFPELGFSFGGQKKETRVKNTYSSPSDYDGSHSWDGSLRGAYNLDVWGQSNAGKQVEILSLKAAEQDLKFSTLELTAQIAENWIDIIAARHKKSILGNQIKINNTLLELQTLRFVNGKANALDVSQQREVLAEANSQLPLLEKQEKLLLNNLAFLSGKTDLKPVEMTTKILPDPLPLPKVGIPSDLLENRPDIQAAGMRLSSGQWEITAARADRLPSFDLTAQALFSSGKLDLLFHNWVSTLAGSIAGPILDGGLRKAEIKRLKAVADEQLTLYARTVAKAIVEVEDSLVSIDKQAAYIRLLEEELAVARLTLKDAGVQYQNGQSSYLAYLTAWTHIEQLERKLVGERAALIKERIGLYRALGWNPIPGTT